A region of uncultured Carboxylicivirga sp. DNA encodes the following proteins:
- a CDS encoding sulfatase-like hydrolase/transferase — translation MYKYLFILWAFCSAVILNAQEKPNIMIIMVDDMGYSDLGCYGGEIQTPNIDKLASEGVRFTQMYNCARCCPTRASLLTGHYPQQAGINAMGVNLNRNAATIAEVLKQNGYHTGMTGKWHLSETKALSDAQEHLRWLANQVDHSPFAPVESYPSNRGFDEHWGVIWGVVNYFDPFSLVHNETPIADVPDDFYMTDFITDKSIELLDQFSQDDQPFFMYVAHTAPHWPLHALPEDIAKYEGNYDSGWEVLRQTRYQNMVNMGILNSETCALPENSSGRSWADCQEKEYEANCMEVHAAMIDRVDQGVGEIIQHLKDIGEYDNTIIFVLSDNGASYERGYPPGFDRPGFTRDGTTIVYNAQNPGPETTWNYIGQAWASAVNTPFRYWKKESYAGGTTTPMIVHWPNGLQGKENTLNRGVAHVIDVLPTCLELAGATYPETINGETTLAPSGKSLISQLNETSVNTHDTVFWEHEGGKAVRVNDWKLVSLPNRQWELYDLSSDASEMVNLASEYPQKVFELAELWEQWAIEVGLREAPVNVPVEMVFHYPFDGNIDDASGNANTLQSVNGYDFSAGQHGQSLLLNGTNQYLDLNTENLVNPQSTPFTVCAWVYNTSDYVPGSDSFYEEVILAQKNGSSDGNGRIFTYYRLLSQSGSFNNFLGANANLSSSGSFERNKWIHVALQCDPQSQTVKYYINGEKDIICYTPAFENCTGGFRIGAHKTGDKNFWGGNIDELYLFKGLLSQEEINDVMNDQWSPSTDVANALESEIIIFPNPADDIITIKGVSCQKIELFNMSGNMVMSCVNSNTMNIENVSKGQYILKIFNEKGQSTNKKVIVQ, via the coding sequence ATGTACAAATATTTGTTTATACTGTGGGCTTTTTGTTCTGCGGTAATCTTAAATGCCCAGGAAAAGCCAAATATCATGATCATCATGGTTGATGACATGGGATATTCAGATTTAGGCTGTTATGGCGGTGAGATTCAAACGCCTAATATTGACAAGCTTGCATCTGAAGGAGTTCGTTTTACTCAAATGTATAACTGTGCGCGTTGCTGTCCAACCCGTGCATCTCTTTTAACAGGTCATTATCCACAACAGGCAGGTATTAATGCCATGGGAGTTAACCTGAATCGTAATGCAGCTACCATTGCAGAGGTTTTAAAACAAAATGGCTATCATACCGGGATGACCGGAAAATGGCACTTGTCAGAGACAAAAGCATTAAGCGATGCGCAAGAACATTTAAGATGGCTGGCTAATCAGGTTGATCATAGCCCTTTTGCCCCTGTTGAAAGCTATCCTTCTAACCGTGGTTTTGATGAGCATTGGGGTGTTATTTGGGGTGTGGTTAACTATTTCGACCCATTCAGTCTGGTTCATAATGAAACGCCAATAGCTGACGTACCTGATGATTTTTATATGACTGATTTCATTACAGATAAATCAATTGAATTATTGGATCAGTTTTCTCAGGATGATCAACCATTCTTTATGTATGTAGCTCATACAGCCCCACATTGGCCATTGCATGCTTTACCTGAAGATATTGCCAAATATGAAGGTAATTATGATAGTGGATGGGAAGTTCTGAGACAGACACGTTACCAGAATATGGTTAATATGGGTATTCTGAACAGTGAAACATGTGCTTTACCTGAAAATTCATCAGGAAGAAGTTGGGCTGACTGTCAGGAAAAAGAATACGAAGCTAATTGTATGGAAGTTCATGCTGCAATGATTGACAGAGTTGATCAAGGTGTTGGTGAGATTATACAACACCTCAAGGATATTGGCGAATATGATAACACCATCATTTTTGTTTTGTCCGATAACGGAGCCTCTTATGAAAGAGGTTACCCTCCCGGATTTGATCGACCCGGATTTACCAGAGATGGTACAACCATTGTTTACAATGCCCAAAATCCAGGACCAGAAACTACCTGGAACTATATTGGTCAGGCTTGGGCAAGTGCAGTGAATACACCTTTCCGTTATTGGAAAAAAGAATCATATGCAGGTGGTACCACAACCCCAATGATTGTTCATTGGCCAAATGGCTTGCAGGGAAAAGAGAATACTTTGAACAGGGGAGTTGCTCATGTTATTGATGTTTTACCGACCTGTCTTGAATTGGCGGGTGCAACTTATCCTGAAACTATCAATGGAGAAACTACTCTTGCTCCTTCAGGAAAAAGTTTAATATCGCAATTAAATGAAACATCTGTTAATACACACGATACTGTTTTTTGGGAGCATGAAGGAGGTAAAGCTGTAAGAGTTAATGATTGGAAGTTAGTTTCATTGCCAAACAGACAATGGGAATTATATGATCTTTCTTCAGATGCTTCTGAAATGGTTAACCTGGCTTCAGAGTATCCTCAAAAGGTTTTTGAATTGGCCGAGTTATGGGAACAGTGGGCTATTGAAGTAGGCTTAAGAGAAGCTCCAGTGAATGTGCCTGTTGAAATGGTTTTTCATTATCCGTTTGATGGAAATATCGATGATGCTTCAGGAAATGCAAATACGTTACAATCTGTTAATGGATATGACTTTAGTGCAGGTCAGCATGGACAATCGTTGTTGCTAAATGGTACCAATCAATACCTGGATTTAAATACTGAAAATCTTGTTAATCCGCAATCTACACCTTTTACTGTTTGTGCCTGGGTTTATAATACATCTGATTATGTTCCGGGATCGGATAGCTTTTATGAAGAAGTGATTCTGGCTCAAAAAAACGGATCAAGTGACGGTAATGGCAGAATCTTTACCTATTACAGGTTATTATCTCAGAGTGGAAGTTTTAATAACTTTTTGGGAGCAAATGCTAATCTGTCATCCAGTGGTTCTTTTGAGAGAAATAAATGGATACATGTTGCACTGCAATGCGATCCTCAAAGCCAGACTGTAAAATACTATATTAATGGAGAAAAGGATATTATTTGCTATACTCCTGCATTTGAGAATTGTACAGGTGGTTTCAGAATTGGAGCTCATAAAACGGGTGATAAGAACTTTTGGGGAGGTAATATTGATGAGCTTTACCTGTTTAAAGGTTTATTAAGTCAGGAGGAGATTAATGACGTAATGAATGATCAATGGTCACCATCAACTGATGTTGCGAATGCTTTGGAATCAGAGATTATCATCTTTCCTAATCCTGCTGATGATATAATTACCATAAAGGGAGTTAGTTGTCAGAAGATAGAATTATTTAATATGTCGGGAAACATGGTTATGTCTTGTGTTAATTCAAATACAATGAATATTGAGAATGTCTCAAAGGGGCAGTATATTCTTAAAATATTTAACGAAAAAGGCCAATCAACTAATAAGAAAGTAATTGTCCAGTAA
- a CDS encoding LamG-like jellyroll fold domain-containing protein produces the protein MNVRRLLFISIIFLATIPFLNAQQISTEQIKCYLKFDNNLDNSSTSGATFSQTVGNDLTYDTGKFGQAGYFNNMAVVSSGINFNPVNSFTLMAWVQMDQLSVPQTWVHQKDVSGQNPGRIHMEVLDVNFLGSYTDGIRCDDNTAITAGTWYHCAVVKDASAGKRYIYVNGILVNEVNGGNESNTGEIVLGARKNETEYFVKGGLMDELLLTYEVLDATTINSIMNNGVAAAMTSTSIKKMPLQANNYYSNGQIHLSFSGDVSAASYAIYDVTGKCLLEDNISTKTNAIPVNLRKGLYILKVSSEEGVVSSKFMVK, from the coding sequence ATGAATGTTAGAAGACTACTATTTATTTCAATTATTTTTTTAGCAACAATTCCCTTTCTTAATGCTCAACAGATCAGTACTGAGCAAATTAAATGTTATTTGAAATTTGATAATAATCTTGACAATTCGTCAACAAGTGGAGCTACATTTTCTCAAACAGTTGGAAATGATCTAACTTATGATACTGGTAAATTTGGTCAGGCTGGATATTTCAATAATATGGCTGTTGTATCATCAGGAATTAATTTCAATCCGGTCAACAGTTTTACATTAATGGCATGGGTTCAAATGGATCAGCTTTCTGTTCCACAAACCTGGGTGCACCAAAAGGATGTTTCAGGCCAGAATCCCGGACGTATTCATATGGAGGTGTTAGATGTAAACTTTTTGGGTTCTTATACGGATGGAATCCGATGTGATGATAATACAGCAATTACTGCAGGTACATGGTATCATTGTGCAGTAGTAAAAGATGCTTCTGCTGGTAAAAGATATATCTATGTGAATGGTATTTTAGTTAATGAAGTGAATGGTGGAAATGAAAGTAATACCGGTGAAATTGTTTTAGGTGCCAGAAAGAATGAGACCGAATATTTTGTTAAAGGAGGACTAATGGATGAATTGCTGCTTACTTATGAAGTACTTGATGCAACAACAATTAACTCAATTATGAATAATGGTGTTGCAGCAGCAATGACTTCGACTTCTATTAAGAAAATGCCTTTGCAGGCAAATAATTATTACTCAAATGGCCAGATCCATCTTTCGTTTAGTGGCGATGTTTCTGCTGCTTCATATGCAATATATGATGTTACAGGTAAGTGTTTATTAGAAGATAATATTTCAACAAAGACCAATGCTATACCAGTAAATCTTAGAAAAGGATTATACATCTTAAAGGTGTCTTCTGAAGAGGGTGTTGTATCTAGTAAGTTTATGGTTAAGTAA
- a CDS encoding SusC/RagA family TonB-linked outer membrane protein: MKKIILLLSLFLCSYSLIAQDLLIKGTVKDDNGEFLPGVAILEKGTSNGTITDASGVYSIRVNKGATLVYSFVGMQTKEVSVGEKTEINIVLSGDVYLDDVVVAALGIRREKKTITYSIQDVKAEEIVIGAEPNLVNSLAGKVAGLTVTNSGGAPGASSQIIIRGGTSLLFDNQPLFVVDGVPVDNTTAVGNSLTDGLSASSLDMGNAISDLNPDDIAEMTVLKGAAASALYGLKAANGAIVITTKKGKGKAKVNFSFRTRLDQVNQLPSQQGVYKAGTADRDGGNFTDQTHLSWGEEFQSGDTRYNNMEDFFENAWTYETSFNVSGGNEKGSYYISLAHTDQDGVVPTTDYQRSSFLVNLERKEGIFTFGTKFNYVSTSSTKTLTGSGLYGTNDGYMQNIINYPRSYDMKVYEDEEGNLIHLLPDGLDAWEYPNNPYWKLNTSPQTTGRERYISNAHIDADLTSWLKASYRVGLDYYNNNYKSIREVGTTSLDWYRGGISENNTQNSLITSLFTISGNKEITTGLQLDYVAGHNVEILDNKSQSLVGQVFIEPTFKSLNNIAKENKDLTVAHRRRRLIGVFGDLRLSYNNTFLFGATYRNDWSSTLPKENNSFDYYSGNVGVIVSELLPKNGVLTYGKIRASVAQVGKDAPMYMTTTAVKQWTGPGGGYLNEWSAGNSELKPETTTSIEAGFDANLWIDRLGVNFTWYRERSEDQIIQPRVSQSTGYILKYINDGSIQNKGIELTISAKPIKKPNFSWDIIANVTKNEGTVLKLPETLPILYVTDTQFGFAKAGAVLDGPFLGIIGQKWETVEEGEYAGRVVIGSDGYPVTNNDYTNLMGNREPDLMLGITNQFTYKNWSFNMLWDLRFGGDVLNATEWAMVNSGLSETTLDRGTTKVFDGVVLNGDGTYSENTQSAVLNQYYYQNIYTQEASHFIENVNWVRLRTVNLTYVLPKSLTTKLHLSRASVSLIGNNLLLFTNYSGMDPEVSMSGAGSKGSGSSGVDYCGVPATKSMSVGLNISF; encoded by the coding sequence ATGAAAAAAATCATTCTACTTTTAAGTTTGTTTCTATGTAGCTATAGCCTTATAGCACAGGATCTACTCATTAAAGGAACAGTTAAAGACGACAATGGCGAGTTTTTGCCTGGTGTCGCAATTTTAGAGAAGGGAACTTCCAATGGAACCATCACCGATGCTTCTGGTGTTTACAGCATTAGAGTCAATAAAGGTGCTACTCTCGTTTATTCTTTTGTTGGAATGCAAACAAAAGAAGTCAGTGTTGGCGAAAAAACAGAAATTAATATTGTATTAAGTGGGGATGTTTACCTGGATGATGTTGTAGTTGCGGCATTAGGTATACGACGCGAGAAAAAAACTATTACTTATTCTATTCAGGATGTTAAAGCTGAAGAAATAGTTATTGGAGCAGAACCGAACCTTGTTAATTCACTTGCCGGAAAAGTTGCAGGTTTAACAGTTACCAACTCTGGTGGAGCTCCTGGTGCCTCTTCTCAAATAATAATCAGGGGTGGAACTTCGCTACTATTTGACAATCAACCTTTATTTGTTGTTGATGGTGTTCCAGTAGATAACACTACTGCTGTTGGTAACTCATTAACCGACGGTCTGTCCGCTTCCTCATTGGATATGGGAAATGCTATTTCCGATTTAAATCCGGATGATATTGCTGAAATGACAGTACTAAAAGGAGCTGCTGCTTCTGCTCTTTATGGACTAAAAGCCGCAAACGGCGCTATTGTAATTACAACCAAAAAAGGAAAAGGAAAAGCAAAAGTTAACTTTTCTTTCAGAACTCGTCTGGATCAGGTAAATCAATTACCTTCACAACAAGGTGTTTATAAAGCCGGAACAGCAGATCGTGATGGTGGCAATTTCACTGATCAAACACATTTATCCTGGGGTGAAGAGTTTCAAAGTGGTGATACAAGATACAACAACATGGAAGACTTCTTTGAGAACGCCTGGACATATGAAACTTCCTTTAATGTTAGTGGTGGTAATGAAAAGGGAAGCTATTACATTTCTTTAGCTCACACAGATCAGGACGGCGTTGTGCCAACTACCGATTATCAAAGATCTTCATTCTTAGTTAACCTTGAAAGAAAAGAAGGAATCTTCACCTTTGGCACAAAGTTTAATTATGTTTCAACCTCTTCAACTAAGACATTAACCGGATCAGGACTGTACGGGACCAATGATGGATACATGCAAAACATCATTAATTATCCTCGGAGTTACGACATGAAAGTGTATGAAGATGAAGAAGGCAACCTGATTCATTTATTACCTGATGGACTTGATGCCTGGGAATATCCTAATAATCCATATTGGAAATTAAATACTTCACCACAAACCACAGGCAGAGAAAGATATATTTCCAATGCTCATATTGATGCTGATCTTACCTCCTGGTTAAAGGCATCGTACCGTGTTGGTCTTGATTATTACAATAACAATTACAAAAGTATCAGAGAAGTTGGTACTACTTCTCTTGACTGGTACAGAGGTGGTATTTCTGAAAACAATACACAAAACAGTTTAATAACCTCTTTATTTACCATTTCCGGAAATAAAGAAATAACAACTGGACTTCAATTGGATTATGTTGCAGGTCATAATGTTGAAATTCTGGATAATAAGTCACAATCGCTGGTAGGACAGGTTTTTATTGAACCAACCTTCAAGAGCCTGAATAACATTGCCAAAGAAAACAAAGACTTGACAGTTGCTCACAGAAGACGGCGTTTAATTGGTGTGTTTGGTGATTTAAGATTGTCATACAACAATACATTTTTATTTGGAGCAACTTACAGAAATGACTGGAGTTCAACATTACCAAAAGAAAATAATTCCTTTGATTACTATTCAGGAAATGTGGGTGTTATAGTTTCAGAATTATTGCCTAAAAACGGAGTTCTGACTTATGGAAAAATCCGAGCATCCGTTGCTCAGGTTGGTAAAGATGCTCCAATGTATATGACAACCACAGCTGTTAAACAATGGACTGGTCCCGGTGGAGGTTATTTAAATGAATGGAGTGCCGGCAACTCAGAATTGAAACCTGAAACGACCACATCCATTGAAGCAGGTTTTGATGCAAATTTGTGGATTGATCGCTTAGGCGTTAATTTCACATGGTACCGCGAACGAAGTGAAGATCAAATTATACAACCAAGGGTTAGTCAATCAACTGGATATATCTTAAAATATATCAACGATGGCTCCATTCAAAATAAAGGTATTGAACTAACCATCAGTGCCAAACCCATTAAAAAACCAAACTTTTCATGGGACATTATTGCCAACGTAACTAAAAATGAAGGAACAGTTCTTAAACTACCTGAAACACTTCCTATTCTTTATGTAACGGATACTCAATTTGGATTTGCCAAAGCAGGTGCTGTTCTTGATGGTCCTTTCTTAGGTATTATCGGTCAAAAATGGGAAACTGTTGAAGAAGGTGAATATGCAGGACGTGTGGTTATTGGAAGTGATGGTTATCCTGTTACAAATAATGATTACACTAATCTTATGGGTAACAGAGAGCCAGACTTAATGTTAGGAATCACCAATCAGTTCACCTATAAAAACTGGTCATTTAACATGTTGTGGGATCTTCGTTTTGGTGGAGATGTACTTAATGCAACAGAATGGGCAATGGTTAATTCAGGCCTAAGCGAAACCACACTTGACAGAGGTACAACCAAAGTATTCGACGGAGTGGTATTAAATGGCGATGGAACGTATTCTGAGAATACTCAAAGTGCTGTGCTAAATCAATACTACTATCAAAACATCTACACCCAGGAGGCGTCTCATTTCATCGAAAATGTTAATTGGGTTAGATTACGAACTGTTAATCTTACATATGTTCTTCCCAAAAGTTTAACAACCAAGCTTCATCTGTCAAGAGCTTCGGTTAGTTTAATCGGAAATAATTTGTTACTGTTTACAAACTACTCAGGTATGGATCCTGAAGTAAGTATGAGTGGTGCCGGATCAAAAGGATCAGGTTCATCTGGAGTTGATTATTGTGGTGTACCAGCTACAAAATCAATGAGTGTAGGTTTAAATATTTCATTCTAA
- a CDS encoding SusD/RagB family nutrient-binding outer membrane lipoprotein, with product MKKLIYILFFPLAALLMVSCEDFLDVNSDPENLTDDKIDVSLRLASVVEQTNDAYGSMAFRISNISQELYRYNSARNGTRMPYWNPVISDFTWPWQVIFVNVGSSNRTMIKMALEEGSYHYAGAGMIMEAYGMDFLMAVHGDLIYEEAFQPQIIMPKFDDPEQLYYTLIDRVDEGIAQLQKEQAGGVSSLSAGDYLFDGDVDLWIKFGYGVKARLLQKITKKAIYDAAAVIDCVNKSFESVEESPRVDFPGGDNTNLNSLYGPRQMGSRWVFGDHYVSYFTHEYPGAPSPQPALDPRAEFLLAPNINGEYKGLDFHAELPNYLGYRDSLECHLAGTYYFGNEKSNELLSYEELQFIKAEALFLQNKKGEALTTMQNVIEANMRKLGVAEADITEYLSSNALPQSADEVTLMNIMTQKFIALPLGSPERWVDLRRYDYSTDVFPAYQKPTAAEVPVWYGERYMRRAPTHTYELQYNEANAIAIGAAEQDYLTKHCWWDEP from the coding sequence ATGAAGAAACTTATTTATATACTTTTTTTCCCGTTGGCAGCCCTTTTAATGGTGAGTTGTGAAGACTTTTTAGATGTCAACTCCGACCCTGAAAACCTAACGGATGATAAAATTGATGTTAGTTTACGTTTAGCATCAGTTGTTGAACAAACCAATGATGCATACGGTAGTATGGCCTTTCGTATTTCTAATATTTCACAGGAATTATATAGATACAACAGTGCGCGTAATGGAACACGAATGCCCTATTGGAATCCAGTGATAAGTGACTTTACATGGCCATGGCAGGTAATTTTTGTGAATGTTGGCTCAAGTAATAGAACCATGATAAAAATGGCACTTGAAGAAGGGTCTTATCATTATGCAGGTGCCGGTATGATTATGGAAGCTTATGGCATGGATTTTCTGATGGCAGTACATGGCGACCTTATTTATGAAGAAGCTTTCCAACCGCAAATAATCATGCCAAAATTCGATGATCCGGAGCAATTATATTATACTTTAATCGACAGAGTTGATGAAGGAATTGCACAATTGCAAAAGGAACAAGCCGGTGGAGTTTCATCATTATCGGCAGGAGATTATCTGTTTGATGGAGATGTTGACTTGTGGATTAAGTTTGGATATGGAGTTAAAGCCCGCTTATTACAGAAAATAACAAAAAAGGCAATCTATGATGCCGCTGCCGTTATTGACTGTGTTAATAAATCTTTTGAGTCGGTTGAAGAAAGTCCGCGTGTAGATTTCCCGGGAGGTGACAACACAAACCTTAACAGCTTGTATGGTCCGCGACAAATGGGAAGCAGATGGGTTTTTGGTGATCACTATGTATCTTATTTCACCCATGAATACCCTGGAGCTCCTTCACCTCAGCCAGCATTAGATCCAAGAGCTGAATTTTTATTAGCTCCTAATATTAATGGAGAATACAAAGGTTTGGATTTCCATGCAGAACTACCAAATTATTTAGGTTACAGAGATTCATTGGAATGTCATTTGGCAGGAACCTACTATTTTGGTAATGAAAAATCAAATGAATTATTATCGTACGAAGAATTACAATTCATTAAAGCAGAAGCGCTTTTCCTTCAAAACAAAAAAGGTGAAGCATTAACAACAATGCAAAATGTTATTGAAGCCAACATGCGTAAATTAGGTGTAGCAGAAGCTGATATTACTGAGTACTTGTCAAGTAATGCACTTCCTCAAAGCGCAGATGAGGTAACATTAATGAATATAATGACTCAGAAATTCATTGCACTACCTTTGGGCTCTCCTGAAAGATGGGTTGATTTAAGAAGGTATGATTACAGTACTGATGTTTTTCCTGCTTATCAAAAACCAACTGCTGCTGAAGTTCCGGTATGGTATGGTGAAAGATATATGAGAAGAGCACCAACTCACACCTACGAGTTACAATATAATGAAGCCAATGCCATTGCGATAGGCGCAGCTGAGCAGGATTATTTAACTAAACATTGCTGGTGGGACGAACCTTAA
- a CDS encoding dipeptide epimerase, with amino-acid sequence MAIITKVEIIKLNIPYKEPFVISLGVIPGATNVVIKLHSSDGLIGIGECAPFVFIVGETQETVFELSKMIGKMLKGKDPYCLQERLMEIEKAVHNNYTMKSAFDMALYDLAAKKAKMPLYKYLGGSNNREIFTDMTISIGSPEKVAADAKNFKEAGFPAIKVKLGTNLKDDVARIKSIREVVGNSYPIRIDANQGWDVITAIKILKALDKFNIEHCEEPIPAWNYLQLPKVRQQSPIPIMADESLFTHYDAMKLAKIEACDYFNIKFSKSGGINTALKINSIAESAGIKCQVGCMSESRYALTALMHFVLACPNVVHYDIDSSLMLAEDPVIGGIEYQGKGQWTIGDSIGIGADFKEDVLANSETAIL; translated from the coding sequence ATGGCCATTATCACTAAAGTTGAAATCATAAAACTAAATATCCCATACAAAGAACCATTTGTAATTTCTTTAGGGGTGATTCCTGGTGCAACAAATGTTGTTATTAAACTTCACTCTTCTGATGGTTTAATTGGCATAGGCGAATGTGCTCCCTTTGTATTTATTGTTGGAGAAACTCAAGAAACAGTTTTTGAACTTTCGAAGATGATAGGAAAAATGCTTAAAGGAAAAGATCCATATTGTCTTCAAGAAAGATTAATGGAAATAGAAAAGGCGGTTCATAACAATTATACCATGAAAAGTGCCTTTGATATGGCCTTATATGATCTGGCAGCTAAAAAAGCAAAAATGCCGCTCTACAAATATCTAGGAGGTTCAAACAACAGGGAAATATTTACTGATATGACAATTAGCATTGGCAGCCCGGAGAAAGTAGCAGCTGATGCTAAAAATTTTAAGGAGGCAGGATTCCCGGCCATTAAAGTTAAATTAGGAACTAATCTTAAGGATGATGTTGCACGGATTAAATCCATTCGGGAAGTGGTAGGTAATTCTTACCCAATTCGAATAGATGCCAATCAGGGATGGGATGTGATTACAGCTATTAAAATACTAAAAGCTCTTGATAAATTTAACATTGAACATTGCGAAGAACCAATACCTGCATGGAATTATTTACAGCTCCCAAAAGTGAGACAACAAAGTCCAATTCCAATCATGGCCGATGAATCACTTTTCACACATTACGATGCTATGAAACTTGCCAAAATTGAAGCCTGCGATTATTTCAATATTAAATTTTCAAAATCAGGAGGAATAAATACAGCTCTAAAGATAAACTCCATCGCCGAAAGTGCTGGTATTAAATGCCAGGTGGGTTGTATGTCCGAGTCGCGTTATGCTTTAACAGCTTTGATGCATTTTGTTTTGGCATGCCCTAATGTTGTTCATTACGATATTGATTCATCATTGATGTTGGCAGAAGATCCGGTAATTGGAGGAATAGAATATCAGGGTAAAGGACAATGGACTATTGGAGACTCAATAGGCATTGGTGCTGATTTCAAAGAAGATGTATTGGCCAATTCTGAAACTGCTATTCTATAA
- a CDS encoding pyridoxal phosphate-dependent aminotransferase family protein, translated as MSQIKNITNELILESKVDTEVVINGQKMLYFAGVGYYQLQSHPKIIEAGIKALSEYGITTATSRSINGTNPILKSLEVSLAEYFLCEDAVYLPSGYMSNMAGLLALKDQNKFTHIFIDEDSHYCLEDAAILCQVPINTFLHCQPDDLERQLQKLNKSHKPIILSDGMFPVWGEIAPVDQYVGLAEKYNGSVWIDDAHSVGINGEYGKGTYEHFKITSDQLYMGATLSKAFGTYGGFVVGSEEYISKVRSTNIPKGTTAPQNAAIGASIEAIRLLKENPQWRKDLWNNALYLKQGLQKIRINMEVNAIPVAAFRLKDASYMKMIQSKLMKKGIYIQFLNYIGSGAEGVLRIVVFSTHTQQQIDCLINELKAVL; from the coding sequence ATGAGCCAAATTAAAAATATTACCAACGAACTTATTCTTGAAAGCAAGGTAGATACGGAAGTTGTTATCAACGGACAAAAGATGCTTTATTTTGCAGGTGTTGGCTATTATCAGTTGCAAAGTCATCCAAAAATAATTGAAGCTGGCATTAAAGCTCTTTCCGAATATGGCATTACAACAGCCACTTCCCGATCAATTAATGGGACTAATCCAATTTTAAAGAGTCTGGAAGTTTCACTGGCTGAATATTTCTTGTGCGAAGATGCAGTTTATCTGCCATCTGGTTACATGAGCAATATGGCAGGTTTATTGGCTTTAAAAGATCAAAACAAATTTACACATATCTTTATTGATGAAGATTCGCATTATTGTCTGGAAGATGCAGCCATTCTCTGCCAGGTACCCATCAATACTTTTCTCCATTGCCAGCCGGATGATCTGGAAAGACAATTACAAAAACTAAATAAAAGCCATAAACCTATAATTCTTTCGGATGGTATGTTTCCTGTGTGGGGAGAAATTGCTCCAGTCGATCAGTATGTTGGTTTGGCTGAAAAATACAATGGTTCGGTTTGGATTGATGATGCACATTCTGTTGGTATTAATGGAGAATATGGTAAAGGCACTTACGAGCATTTTAAAATTACATCCGATCAATTGTACATGGGAGCCACATTATCAAAAGCCTTTGGAACTTACGGCGGATTTGTGGTTGGTTCTGAAGAATATATCTCAAAGGTAAGATCAACCAATATTCCCAAAGGAACAACAGCACCTCAAAACGCTGCCATAGGAGCATCTATTGAAGCTATCCGTCTTTTAAAGGAAAATCCTCAATGGAGAAAAGATTTATGGAACAATGCGCTCTACCTTAAACAGGGATTGCAAAAAATTAGAATTAACATGGAAGTAAATGCTATTCCAGTTGCAGCATTTCGTCTAAAGGATGCAAGTTATATGAAAATGATTCAATCCAAACTAATGAAAAAAGGGATTTATATTCAATTCCTGAATTACATAGGTTCGGGGGCTGAAGGAGTACTTCGAATTGTTGTATTTTCAACTCATACCCAACAACAAATCGATTGTTTAATTAATGAACTGAAGGCTGTTTTATAG